From the genome of Eucalyptus grandis isolate ANBG69807.140 chromosome 2, ASM1654582v1, whole genome shotgun sequence, one region includes:
- the LOC120290316 gene encoding disease resistance protein RGA2-like — translation MAEALISSIAGEIVASLASQAIENIGKLWGDKHELEALREKVSTLQALLDDAEEQYYQSREIKDWVDRLKGAFYDALDVLEEYNVEATRQGLRGHNKMFREVRKFFSGSNQVAFILKMSYKVRAVKRRIETIEANRKFDLNTLPEREWMKREETHSFACEGDIIGRDDDKETVKNFLLDSHVKGNVSILPIVGIGGLGKTTLAQCVYNDKMVSEHFELKMWVCVSENFDMKKIVKNILACVTKGKEKKELNHDGIEQLQHKLREKN, via the coding sequence ATGGCAGAAGCTCTCATTTCTAGCATTGCGGGAGAGATCGTTGCTAGTCTAGCTTCTCAAGCAATAGAAAATATTGGAAAGTTATGGGGCGACAAGCATGAACTTGAGGCACTTAGGGAGAAAGTCTCCACGCTTCAAGCTTTACTGGATGATGCAGAGGAGCAATACTACCAGAGTCGCGAAATCAAAGATTGGGTTGATAGACTGAAGGGCGCTTTTTATGACGCACTGGACGTGCTTGAAGAATACAATGTAGAAGCTACGCGACAAGGACTGAGAGGCCACAATAAAATGTTCAGGGAGGTAAGGAAATTTTTCTCTGGTTCAAACCAGGTTGCTTTTATATTGAAGATGAGTTACAAAGTAAGAGCAGtgaagagaagaatagaaacCATTGAGGCTAACAGAAAATTCGACTTGAACACACTCCCCGAGAGAGAGTGGatgaagagagaagagacacATTCCTTTGCATGTGAGGGGGATATTATAGGGAGAGATGATGATAAGGAGACTGTTAAGAATTTTTTATTGGATTCACACGTGAAAGGGAATGTTTCCATCCTTCCAATAGTTGGTATTGGTGGGCTTGGAAAAACAACTCTTGCTCAATGTGTATATAATGATAAGATGGTTAGTGAACATTTTGAATTGAAAATGTGGGTTTGTGTCTCTGAGAACtttgacatgaaaaaaatagtgaaaaatatcTTAGCTTGTGTGAcgaaggggaaggagaagaaggaactGAATCATGATGGGATTGAACAGTTACAACATAAACtcagggaaaaaaattga